A genome region from Stenotrophomonas maltophilia includes the following:
- a CDS encoding BLUF domain-containing protein, translated as MPIRAVVYASQAAEGLSIDRLKALVADAARFNKLAGVTGVLLHDGTRFVQYFEGPEDGVASVYERVLQSASHTDVVELARGRVSTRQFPYWSMHQLPADQLLVGRLARADWSRFKRSQPEEIAGSAWGIDVLAAAVAPYVHAA; from the coding sequence ATGCCCATCAGGGCCGTTGTATACGCAAGCCAGGCCGCCGAAGGTCTTTCGATTGATCGTCTGAAGGCGCTCGTGGCCGATGCTGCAAGGTTCAACAAGCTTGCAGGGGTGACAGGCGTGCTGCTGCACGACGGCACGCGATTCGTGCAGTACTTCGAAGGCCCGGAAGATGGCGTGGCCAGCGTCTACGAGCGCGTGCTGCAATCGGCCAGCCACACGGATGTCGTGGAGCTGGCCCGCGGGCGCGTCTCTACCCGCCAGTTTCCCTATTGGTCGATGCACCAGCTTCCTGCCGATCAGCTTCTGGTCGGCCGACTTGCCAGGGCCGACTGGTCACGCTTCAAGAGAAGCCAGCCCGAGGAAATCGCAGGCTCCGCGTGGGGAATCGATGTGCTTGCTGCGGCGGTAGCGCCCTACGTACACGCCGCTTAG